A window of Pirellulales bacterium genomic DNA:
GGGCTGGGGGCCTCGGTCATCAGGTCGGTCGCTTTCTGAGTCTTGGGGAAGGCGATGCAATCGCGAATGTTGTCGAGTCCGCCAAACAGCATCACAAAGCGGTCGATGCCCAAGGCGATGCCGCCGTGCGGCGGGGCGCCGTATTGCAGCGCGTCGAGCAAAAAGCCGAACCGCTCCTGCGCATGCGCCGGATCGATACCGAGCAAGCCAAACGCCTGCTGCTGCACCTGGTTGTCGTGAATTCGGACCGTGCCGCCGCCGGCCTCCGACCCGTTGATCACCAGGTCGTAGGCCTGTGCCCGGCACTTGCCAGGCTCGCCGGCCAGCATGGCCAGGTCCTGCGGCCGCGGCGCCGTGAAGGGATGGTGCATGGCCGCCCATGTGTTTTCTTCGGCGTCCCAGGCGAACATGGGAAACTCGACGACCCACGAAAAGTGCATCGTGCCGGGCTTATAGAGCTTCAGCTCCTCGCCGAACCGCTTCCGCAAGGCATACAGTGCCTTGCACGTCACCTCGAAGGTGTCGGCCACGAACAGCAGCAAGTCGCCCGGTGCGGCTGCCAGCCGTTCGCCGATCCGTTTCAGCAGATCGGGGGCGAAGTTCTTGGCCGTCGGCGAAGCGAGCGCGCCGCCTTCTTCGACCTTGAACCAAACGAGGCCCTTGGCCCCGAAGTTCTGCTTGACGAACTCGGTCAGCTCGTCGATCCCCTTGCGAGAGTAGTTGGCCGCGGCCTGCCTGGCATTGATGCCCCGCACGCGCTTGCCAGAATCTGCGGCTTCGCGAAATACGCGAAACTCGGCCTCGGCCGCCAGGTCGGTCACGTCGATCAACTCCATGCCGAACCGCAGATCGGGCGCGTCGTGGCCGAAACGCTCCATCGCCTCGTCGTAGGTCATGCGCGGCAGCGGCAGTTTCACCTCCAGGCCCAGAATCTGCTTGGCCAGCCGCTCGACCAGTCCGTCGATGATGCCCATCACGTCGTCGGCATTGACGAACGACATCTCCAGGTCGAGCTGCGTGAATTCGGGCTGGCGGTCGGCCCGCAAGTCTTCGTCGCGAAAGCAACGGGCG
This region includes:
- the aspS gene encoding aspartate--tRNA ligase, which codes for MIRTHTCGELRPKHVGEEATLCGWVDSYRDHGAGLLFVDLRDRYGRIQVVFAPESGADVQELAKSLRSEFVIAVTGAVARRPEGTTNAELPTGEIELRAKRLQVLNKSLTPPFQPGAQELPGEDLRLKYRYLDLRRPVQQRTLLLRHRIIKTMRDYFDEHGFIDVETPMLGRSTPEGARDYLVPSRVHPGSFYALPQSPQLYKQILMVAGYDRYVQVARCFRDEDLRADRQPEFTQLDLEMSFVNADDVMGIIDGLVERLAKQILGLEVKLPLPRMTYDEAMERFGHDAPDLRFGMELIDVTDLAAEAEFRVFREAADSGKRVRGINARQAAANYSRKGIDELTEFVKQNFGAKGLVWFKVEEGGALASPTAKNFAPDLLKRIGERLAAAPGDLLLFVADTFEVTCKALYALRKRFGEELKLYKPGTMHFSWVVEFPMFAWDAEENTWAAMHHPFTAPRPQDLAMLAGEPGKCRAQAYDLVINGSEAGGGTVRIHDNQVQQQAFGLLGIDPAHAQERFGFLLDALQYGAPPHGGIALGIDRFVMLFGGLDNIRDCIAFPKTQKATDLMTEAPSP